A region from the uncultured Holophaga sp. genome encodes:
- the rsfS gene encoding ribosome silencing factor, with product MTLDARLLALVEAARSKKALNIRLLDVQGIATFTDTFAFMSGTSDRQNRAISESIFERLRLEGERPISTEGDQGGNWILMDYGDLIVHIMDEETRQHYNLEGLWNQGTSLELPEEAPPPHLA from the coding sequence ATGACTCTGGACGCAAGACTTCTGGCGCTGGTGGAAGCCGCCCGCTCCAAGAAGGCCCTCAATATCCGCCTCCTGGATGTCCAGGGGATCGCCACCTTCACGGACACCTTCGCCTTCATGAGCGGCACCAGTGACCGGCAGAACCGGGCCATTTCGGAGTCGATCTTCGAGCGCCTCAGGCTTGAGGGTGAGCGGCCCATCTCCACCGAGGGGGACCAGGGGGGCAACTGGATCCTCATGGACTACGGCGACCTGATCGTCCACATCATGGACGAGGAGACCCGGCAGCACTATAACCTGGAGGGGCTCTGGAACCAGGGCACCTCGCTGGAGCTGCCTGAGGAAGCCCCCCCGCCCCACCTGGCCTGA